The following nucleotide sequence is from Thermodesulfobacteriota bacterium.
GAATCTCCTCACCCAGGAAACCTCCATCAAGCGCGGTACCCAGACCAAGCGCCGCCGCGCAGGCTGGGATGACGCCTATCGCCTCAAAGTGCTGGCTGGCTAAGGTTTTTATGTGCGATCGCCCTGTGGCGAATCCAGGCCTCCTCGTCAGGACCTGCGCCGCCACGCCAGGACCTGCGCTGCCACGCGAGACAGGCCCACACGAGCGGACCGGGAAGCGGGAAATGACGAGACCGCTCGTTCGGGTGTCGAGACCGGGCAGACTCCGGCGTATAATGCGCGCCGCCGGGCCCCCCGACCCCAAGGGAGTAAGCCGGCGTTCCCAACCCCAGGAGCGGGAGAATCCATGGCTGCAAAGCTCACGGAAGCCTACGACGCCGATGCCATCAAGGCGCTCGAGGGCCTGGAGCCGGTGCGCAAGCGCCCCGGCATGTACACCAACACCGCCACCCCGAACCACATCATCCAGGAGGTCATCGACAACGCCGCCGACGAGTGCCTTTCCCAGTTCGCCACCACGATCCGCGTCACCCTCCACGCCGACGGGTCCGTCTCGGTGGAGGACGATGGGCGCGGCATCCCCGTGGACCTGCACAAACAGAAGAACCGGCCGGCCATCGAGGTGATCTTCACCACGCTGCACGCGGGGGGGAAGTTCGAGGGCAAGCACTACTCGTTTTCGGGCGGCCTCCACGGGGTGGGGGTCTCGGTCACCAACGCCCTTTCCCGCCGCCTCGAAGCCACGGTGCGGCGCGACGGGATGCAGTGGAGCATCGCCTTCGAGGGGGGCGAGCTGGTGCGCGAGCTCGCCCGGGACGACGTGCGGGTCCCCAGGCGGGCCACGGGAACCACGGTGCGGGTCTGGCCCGACCCCCGCTACTTCGACTCCCCCCAGGTCCACCGGCCTGCTCTGGAGCGGCTCCTGCGCACCAAGGCGGTGCTGCTGCCGGGCACCCGGGTGATCCTGGAGGTGGAGGGCCAACCGGGAGAAGGCGGGGCCGAGGCCGAACACAGGGAGTGGCGCTACGAGGCCGGGCTCCAGGATCACCTGGCCGATCTCGTGGGGGACCGGGAGACCGCCTGCCCCATCTATGCCGGGGGGCGCTTCTACCGCCCCGAAGACAACGGAGCCGAGTTCTCGGAGGGGGAGGGGATCGACTGGGCGCTCACCTGGGTGGCCGAAGGGCCGGGGGTGGGAGAGAGCTACGTGAACCTCATCCCCACCACCCAGCACGGCACCCACGTCAACGGGTTGCGCACGGCGGTCGCCGAATCCGTTCGGGCGTTTTCCGAGCACCACAACCTCTTGCCCCGGGGGGTGAAACTTGCCCCGGAGGACATCTGGGCCAAGGCGTGCTTCCTGCTCTCGGCCCGCCTCAAGGAGCCCCAGTTCCAGGGGCAGACCAAGGAGCGCCTCACGTCGCGGGAGGCGGCTCGCCTGGTGACCGCCATGTTCCGGGACCCGTTCGAGCTGTGGCTCAACGAGAACGTGGAGCACGGTCGGGCGGTGGCAGAGCTGGCGGTCAAGGCGGCGGCGGAGCGGCTGCGGCGGGGAAAGAAGGTCTCCAAGAAGCAGC
It contains:
- a CDS encoding DNA topoisomerase IV subunit B yields the protein MAAKLTEAYDADAIKALEGLEPVRKRPGMYTNTATPNHIIQEVIDNAADECLSQFATTIRVTLHADGSVSVEDDGRGIPVDLHKQKNRPAIEVIFTTLHAGGKFEGKHYSFSGGLHGVGVSVTNALSRRLEATVRRDGMQWSIAFEGGELVRELARDDVRVPRRATGTTVRVWPDPRYFDSPQVHRPALERLLRTKAVLLPGTRVILEVEGQPGEGGAEAEHREWRYEAGLQDHLADLVGDRETACPIYAGGRFYRPEDNGAEFSEGEGIDWALTWVAEGPGVGESYVNLIPTTQHGTHVNGLRTAVAESVRAFSEHHNLLPRGVKLAPEDIWAKACFLLSARLKEPQFQGQTKERLTSREAARLVTAMFRDPFELWLNENVEHGRAVAELAVKAAAERLRRGKKVSKKQQGTLGTLPGKLADCKEDNPELTELYLVEGDSAGGSAKQARNRDIQAVLPLRGKILNTWEMDAGDVLASEATHNIVVSLGVDPHGPDDPVDLSGLRYGKVVIMTDADVDGAHIRSLLAGFFLRHFPRLVERGHVFVAEPPLFRVDVPPHGKYKERRTLYCLDDEELSAARDKALAEGVDPEKIKVQRFKGLGEMNPAQLWETTMNPDTRRVLPLFVPPGEEEDTRARVHRCLGKKEAAARREWIEREGNLAEVDV